A single Leptidea sinapis chromosome 2, ilLepSina1.1, whole genome shotgun sequence DNA region contains:
- the LOC126978173 gene encoding E3 ubiquitin-protein ligase RFWD3-like, with translation MADSPDYSPTSGNHELQRSPLNPVIILEFDSSESDSLQPPERVYHGPWTPYAGVLGYTDTPAQSEDSNSNLAISDESSRATSHDAATRDDESLGEPPVKVRRLSSPKRSDDADGETCPICLDSWGNSGEHRLVSLKCGHLFGAQCVERWLRAQAVKERSCPTCKSKASLKDIRFIYAKRLVAADISQITALQKQLNTLQAAKSRVDLELEKSKIAHQACMQQLEVLRSTLMKGHGVKEQAPRRSWRFALEKNLEISKDGGCRVLTYNCRTYDLYVSQKSTNSLFPGYGIRKVSCVDYKPGQFVHLHPKPIRDITYSQPRDLLLSVGLDGSARVLERGIPGASVACGMPLWSCSWDHMRSHEFYVGGVGGAVHQYDVRNPGAYLRRLVAPGDLSPVVSLCSTEHGLLACQLNSCWLWAAGADEWEPRALPLEPPFMSLCYDEDSRRALVASRPSGLERSKLTLCRVRAGAVDVEQSFAGSSRAALMSRPAYVRVPDAAWVAAHSESDGSLLLHGLDGVRTLALPASEPALDVCAPRLHADTLLAALSDSRLRLYKAVPTG, from the coding sequence ATGGCTGACAGTCCGGATTATAGCCCGACGTCCGGGAACCATGAACTGCAGCGCAGTCCATTAAATCCAGTCATTATTCTGGAATTCGATTCATCAGAGTCGGATTCACTCCAGCCTCCGGAGCGGGTGTACCATGGACCCTGGACGCCTTACGCCGGTGTGCTAGGTTACACTGACACCCCGGCCCAGTCCGAAGACAGTAATTCCAATCTGGCAATCAGTGACGAGTCGAGTAGAGCCACGTCTCACGATGCCGCAACTAGAGATGACGAAAGCCTCGGCGAACCCCCCGTCAAAGTTAGAAGACTGAGCTCACCCAAAAGAAGTGATGATGCCGACGGAGAGACTTGCCCTATCTGCCTCGACTCATGGGGCAACTCTGGTGAGCACAGACTCGTGTCATTAAAGTGTGGACATTTGTTCGGTGCGCAGTGTGTGGAGCGCTGGCTGCGCGCGCAGGCCGTCAAGGAACGGAGCTGTCCTACTTGTAAGTCGAAAGCTTCGCTAAAAGACATTCGATTCATTTACGCCAAGCGCCTGGTGGCCGCCGACATATCGCAGATCACCGCGTTGCAGAAACAGCTGAACACGCTGCAGGCGGCGAAGAGCAGAGTCGACCTGGAACTGGAGAAAAGTAAGATAGCGCACCAGGCGTGCATGCAGCAGTTGGAAGTACTGCGAAGTACGCTGATGAAGGGTCACGGGGTTAAGGAGCAAGCACCGCGCCGATCGTGGCGATTCGCTCTCGAGAAGAATCTAGAGATATCCAAGGACGGCGGCTGCCGGGTGCTGACGTATAACTGCCGAACCTACGACCTTTACGTGTCGCAGAAGAGCACCAATAGCCTGTTCCCGGGCTACGGCATTCGAAAAGTGAGCTGCGTGGATTACAAGCCAGGGCAATTCGTGCACCTGCACCCCAAACCGATCCGGGACATCACGTACTCGCAGCCGCGGGATCTATTGCTCAGTGTGGGACTGGACGGCTCCGCGCGCGTGTTGGAGCGCGGCATCCCCGGCGCCAGCGTGGCGTGCGGCATGCCGCTGTGGTCGTGCTCGTGGGACCACATGCGCAGCCACGAGTTCTACGTGGGTGGCGTGGGCGGCGCCGTGCATCAGTACGACGTGCGCAACCCGGGCGCCTACCTGCGGCGGCTGGTGGCCCCCGGCGACCTGTCGCCCGTGGTGTCGCTGTGCTCCACGGAGCACGGCCTGCTGGCGTGCCAGCTGAACTCGTGCTGGTTGTGGGCCGCTGGCGCCGATGAGTGGGAGCCGCGCGCGCTGCCGCTCGAGCCGCCCTTCATGTCGCTGTGCTACGACGAGGATAGCCGGCGCGCGTTGGTCGCATCGCGGCCCAGCGGCCTGGAGCGCTCCAAGCTGACGCTGTGCCGGGTGCGCGCGGGCGCCGTGGACGTCGAACAGAGCTTCGCCGGATCGTCGCGCGCGGCGCTCATGTCGCGGCCGGCGTATGTGCGCGTGCCCGACGCGGCCTGGGTGGCAGCGCACTCGGAGAGCGACGGCTCGCTGCTGCTGCACGGGTTGGACGGCGTCCGCACGCTGGCGCTGCCCGCGTCGGAGCCCGCGCTGGACGTGTGCGCGCCGCGCCTGCACGCCGACACGCTGCTGGCCGCGCTCTCTGACTCGCGCCTGCGCCTCTACAAGGCCGTGCCCACCGGCTGA